The following proteins are co-located in the Tachysurus vachellii isolate PV-2020 chromosome 17, HZAU_Pvac_v1, whole genome shotgun sequence genome:
- the amacr gene encoding alpha-methylacyl-CoA racemase isoform X2 yields MALAGVCVIELAGLAPAPFCGMILSDFGARVIRVDRTKVSMAMDSQARGKQSVALNLKSPQGVSVLKKLCLQSDVVLEPYRKGVMEKLGLGPEELLKENPRLIYARLTGYGQSGSYAKAAGHDINYLAMSGLLSMLGRSSEKPYAPLNLVADFAGGGLMCALGIVLALLERSKSGRGQIIDASMVEGAAYVGSFMWKSRSLGLWNRPRGENMLDSGAPFYDTYQTSDGKHVAVGAIEPQFYDQLIRGLGLDAASLPPQMSISDWPELRQTFHRVFAQKTQAEWSRIFDGTDACVTPVLPLDEAGSHPHNRERGSFLKDAQGEISPRPAPVLSRTPAQPCLFRDPVVGENTRSVMEEYGFDPAHIEQLLSAGVVECNETKARL; encoded by the exons atggcgctagctggagtgtgtgtgattgagttaGCTGGACTCGCACCTGCACCCTTCTGTGGAATGATCCTGTCTGATTTCGGGGCCAGAGTGATTCGAGTAGATCGGACAAAGGTTTCCATGGCGATGGACTCACAAGCGAGAGGCAAACAGTCTGTGGCCTTGAACTTGAAGAGTCCACAGGGTGTGTCGGTGCTGAAAAAACTGTGCCTTCAGTCAGATGTTGTTCTTGAACCCTACCGAAAAG GTGTAATGGAAAAGTTGGGTTTGGGTCCTGAAGAGCTGCTGAAGGAAAATCCTCGCCTTATTTATGCTCGACTCACCGGATATGGCCAGAGTGGTTCATATGCCAAAGCTGCAGGACACGACATTAACTACCTGGCCATGTCAG GACTACTGTCCATGTTGGGCCGGAGCTCAGAGAAGCCCTATGCCCCGCTGAACTTGGTGGCTGACTTTGCAGGAGGAGGCCTGATGTGTGCTTTGGGGATCGTTCTGGCTTTGCTGGAGAGGAGCAAATCAGGCCGGGGCCAAATCATCGATGCTAGCATG GTGGAGGGAGCAGCGTATGTGGGTTCCTTTATGTGGAAGTCTCGCAGTCTTGGTCTGTGGAACCGGCCTCGTGGGGAGAACATGCTGGACAGTGGCGCTCCTTTCTATGACACATATCAGACATCTGATGGGAAGCACGTGGCTGTGGGGGCCATCGAACCTCAGTTCTATGATCAGCTGATCCGAG GCCTTGGATTGGATGCTGCCTCCCTCCCGCCACAGATGAGCATCTCTGATTGGCCAGAGCTTAGGCAGACGTTCCACCGGGTGTTTGCACAGAAGACTCAGGCAGAGTGGAGCAGAATCTTTGACGGTACAGACGCCTGCGTGACCCCAGTCCTACCTCTGGATGAAGCCGGATCACATCCCCATAACCGGGAGAGGGGCTCATTTCTGAAGGACGCTCAGGGCGAAATCAGTCCTCGTCCAGCACCCGTCCTGTCTCGCACTCCGGCTCAGCCGTGTCTCTTTCGAGACCCTGTCGTGGGTGAAAACACTCGCTCCGTGATGGAGGAGTATGGCTTTGATCCAGCTCATATTGAGCAGCTCCTGTCAGCCGGTGTAGTGGAGTGCAATGAAACCAAAGCACGTCTGTAA
- the amacr gene encoding alpha-methylacyl-CoA racemase isoform X1 translates to MRVEIQNSKLTLQPGHCSSPCVKQTLSREIESERETEREMALAGVCVIELAGLAPAPFCGMILSDFGARVIRVDRTKVSMAMDSQARGKQSVALNLKSPQGVSVLKKLCLQSDVVLEPYRKGVMEKLGLGPEELLKENPRLIYARLTGYGQSGSYAKAAGHDINYLAMSGLLSMLGRSSEKPYAPLNLVADFAGGGLMCALGIVLALLERSKSGRGQIIDASMVEGAAYVGSFMWKSRSLGLWNRPRGENMLDSGAPFYDTYQTSDGKHVAVGAIEPQFYDQLIRGLGLDAASLPPQMSISDWPELRQTFHRVFAQKTQAEWSRIFDGTDACVTPVLPLDEAGSHPHNRERGSFLKDAQGEISPRPAPVLSRTPAQPCLFRDPVVGENTRSVMEEYGFDPAHIEQLLSAGVVECNETKARL, encoded by the exons ATGAGAGTTGAAATTCAAAACTCAAAACTTACTCTGCAGCCTGGACATTGTTCAAGTCCCTGTGTGAAACAGACG TTGtccagagagatagagagtgagagagaaacagagagagagatggcgctagctggagtgtgtgtgattgagttaGCTGGACTCGCACCTGCACCCTTCTGTGGAATGATCCTGTCTGATTTCGGGGCCAGAGTGATTCGAGTAGATCGGACAAAGGTTTCCATGGCGATGGACTCACAAGCGAGAGGCAAACAGTCTGTGGCCTTGAACTTGAAGAGTCCACAGGGTGTGTCGGTGCTGAAAAAACTGTGCCTTCAGTCAGATGTTGTTCTTGAACCCTACCGAAAAG GTGTAATGGAAAAGTTGGGTTTGGGTCCTGAAGAGCTGCTGAAGGAAAATCCTCGCCTTATTTATGCTCGACTCACCGGATATGGCCAGAGTGGTTCATATGCCAAAGCTGCAGGACACGACATTAACTACCTGGCCATGTCAG GACTACTGTCCATGTTGGGCCGGAGCTCAGAGAAGCCCTATGCCCCGCTGAACTTGGTGGCTGACTTTGCAGGAGGAGGCCTGATGTGTGCTTTGGGGATCGTTCTGGCTTTGCTGGAGAGGAGCAAATCAGGCCGGGGCCAAATCATCGATGCTAGCATG GTGGAGGGAGCAGCGTATGTGGGTTCCTTTATGTGGAAGTCTCGCAGTCTTGGTCTGTGGAACCGGCCTCGTGGGGAGAACATGCTGGACAGTGGCGCTCCTTTCTATGACACATATCAGACATCTGATGGGAAGCACGTGGCTGTGGGGGCCATCGAACCTCAGTTCTATGATCAGCTGATCCGAG GCCTTGGATTGGATGCTGCCTCCCTCCCGCCACAGATGAGCATCTCTGATTGGCCAGAGCTTAGGCAGACGTTCCACCGGGTGTTTGCACAGAAGACTCAGGCAGAGTGGAGCAGAATCTTTGACGGTACAGACGCCTGCGTGACCCCAGTCCTACCTCTGGATGAAGCCGGATCACATCCCCATAACCGGGAGAGGGGCTCATTTCTGAAGGACGCTCAGGGCGAAATCAGTCCTCGTCCAGCACCCGTCCTGTCTCGCACTCCGGCTCAGCCGTGTCTCTTTCGAGACCCTGTCGTGGGTGAAAACACTCGCTCCGTGATGGAGGAGTATGGCTTTGATCCAGCTCATATTGAGCAGCTCCTGTCAGCCGGTGTAGTGGAGTGCAATGAAACCAAAGCACGTCTGTAA